DNA from Halopiger aswanensis:
CGTTGTGATTGAGTAGGTACTCGGGCCACGCCTCGTATGCGAGTCCGACGAGGAGCGGCTCGACTTCTGCGAGGTACGCTGGATAGCCGTACGGTCCGGGATATGCTTCTGGATCCCAAGCGCGGATCCACAGATACGTCTGCTCTTTGAGTTGGCGCGTCCCTTGTTCGAAGAGTTCACTCGCCCAACTGAGTTTCTTCGACTCCTCTCCGAATACTGTCTCCGAGAGTTCTCCTACGTGCCAATAACTCCCGTCACCCCAACGAGCGAAACTCCGTGTCCCGTTCCGATCTTTCGCAATCTCTTCGAAGTTAGCACTCAGTTCGTTCTTTTTCCCGTACGCTTCACCTTTTCCGATGTACCGTGGGACAACATCTGTTGGAGAGGGATTCGCAGAGTTGAGTTGGAACAGGACGTAGAGTAAGCCACTCTCTCCCTCTTTCACGCCGTTCCTGTGAACACATCGTTTTCCCTCTCGACGAATCCGTTCGTCAATAGCGTCGCTTCGCTTGAGCACTGTCGAGGACCCGAGCGTCTTCGTCTCGACAACGAGGTCTTCGTCAGTCTCGAAGAGCGGTATCGGATCTGCCTCCTCGGAGTCGTTGATGTCTCGACAGATGGTCTTCTCAACCCATTCGTACCAGAGTTCGGTCTTATTTTCCACAGTTACCTTCTCAATGGGGAGTTCAGAGAGACGTGCTGCTTCCTCATTCAACGATTTGATATCCTCGTCAACCCACTCGTGACCTACTTTCCCCATCTCGTGGGGGACACGATTGGGGACGAAGTCGCGATTGGCGAACACGCGGTCGAACCGGGGAAGCGAGTGAACCAGACCGACCATCTTCCCCTCGAGTTCGTGCCGGTACGTTGGGTAGCCGTACGGACCTACCTCCAGATCGTCGACGTTGACTACCCACGCGTACAGCTGTGAAGCCGATTTTTCGTAGACAGTCGCTATGTGGTCGTACTTCCCGTAACTACCCCACGACCCATCGTCTTCCCACTCCGAAATGGGGAGGGCGTCCCGGAGCTTTCTGAAGTGATTCATCAGTCGACTCGCGACGTTGCTTGTTTCACCGATGTACACCGGAATCACGTCGAAAGGTCCGTCTACGGGTTCGTCAAGGAGATACAACATATACAGATAGTCACCACTCCCCCGACCTAGGCGATACGTATCGTACTCGTCGGTCATCGATAATTCCGAGCCGCTGTCGTTGACCATCGGAACCGGATCCGGTGTTGCAGTCGACTGGATGTCTGAGAGAATTGTCCTCCGCACAAACTGATCCCAGACCTTCTCTTTCGATCGTCTATTCGACATTGTCGGGAAAAGACAATATGCGATAATAAAGTTGGTTGGGACGATTCAGAGCAATACCCGATTTCCAGTTAATCTCCTAAAAGAGCCTCACAGGAGACTATGCCAGATGCGACACTTCGTCTGGCTCTTCGACGTCGTCGAACTCGCCGCGCTCCACAGGTTCCCAGTCCTCACCCGGCTCTGGACTCCACCAGTCGACCTTGTAGGCGCCCGGTGCGCCGAAGACCTTCACGCGGGCCGACCCATCAGGCAGGTCGCGTCGCAGTTTCTCGTCGACGTGGAGGTTCCAGGTCGTGGTTGTATCGAAGCAGGCGAGCACGGCCTCCTCGTAGCCGCGCGTCTCTCGGGATTCCTGGAGTTCGACCTGGGTGTTGCAGTTCTTGCAGAACACCCCCTCGAACGGGATGTGAGTGAAGACCTCCTGCCCGCAGACGGGATACCAGAGGAACTCGAACAGCGCCTCGCTGTGTCGGTCAAGTACTTCGAGACTCATTGGTTGACTCACCCGGCCGTACCGGGGCACCCTCTCGTGCCCGGCCGAAAAACAACACCCAGCGCTCACACATTCACCGTTCGGCGCCGTAGACGATGCGTGAGGGAGCTTCGTACCCACAATCGGGGCAGTCATATCACCGCTGGACTTTCGCCCCGTCTGCCGCCTTCTCGCCGACGCGAACGTCGTCGTTCGGACACTCCGGGCAGTTGAGGTCCGGTGCGGGCCGCTCCCGGAGCTCGTCACGGAACGATGTCGCATCCTTTGTCTCGTATCCCCGCGACCAGACCGGGTAGCCGTCGACGAGAATCACCCCGCGCCACTTGTACCGGTAGGAGTCCGGCGCACGATGCAGGACGGCTCGCGCACCGGTCTCGGTGTTCCGATACGCGAGTGTCGGCGAGCGGCTCTCGCGTCGCCAGTTGGTGATGGGAGGCATTATTCAGAAGTGGACGTCAGCGGGTACGATCCAGAGCTCTTCACTCTCCTCGAGAAGTCGATCTAACTGCCCACGGTGGCGAATGCCGGTTCCGTGTTCGGTGTACAGGAAGATCGTCGGGCCGTCGTACGCACCGACCTTGCGGAAGGCGTGCCGCGCGAGGTCCTCGTCGCGCATGATCTTCTCGTCGGAGAGTTCGTCGATGGCCTCTTTCACCCGCTCAAGGTTACGCTCGAACTCTTCTTTCGTTGCCTCCCAGCCACGCTCGAGCAGGTCCTGACCGTCATCGGAGTCGATAGGAGCTGCCGTCGGCAGCTCACCCCATCGTGCCTTCCCCGCAACAGACGTGTCCTCCTGGTCGAACGTCACGTAGTAGTCGAACACGGCGCCAGCATGTGGGTCTGCGCCGACCAACCGGTCGAACACCGTCTTTCCGGTGGACAGCGCGTCGTCGTGCGTCGATGTCCACAGTGATTTCCAATGGGTGACTATCGCTGCCCACGCCGATCAGCTCTAGTAGCGACTATGAGTCTCGTCATTATGCTCGCTGGATGCAGCAGCGATGAGATCGAAGATACGACCAATGAAGCGACAAATGAGGAAGATGGAAACACAACCACCGAAGCGGCAAATGGCCTCGAGGGGGATGCGGACGCGGAGGAGATGGATCCGGAGGACAACGAATTAATTCCGTCAATCGAGTATATCGACGACTCATCTGAAATGGAGTGGTACGCAGACCCCGACTGGAACGACGATTATGACACTACAATCATAAGTGTTGATCGGAGTGTGTATATCAATTTTGCCGTAACCAAATACGAGAGCCCAGCGCAGGCTGAATCAGAAATCCAGGGTTGGGCAGCACTTCTCTCGGAGAGTGCGGATATCTCCCATCTCTCGGACGCTGCTGACGCTTTCCTCGGCGAGCACTCTGGATTCACGGCTAAGATGTTCAGATGGAAAGACATTATCGGTGAAACCATTGTGGTTCCTGAGAGTCCAGAGACAAGGTCTGATAATGAGATGATCGCGAAGGAATTTTCGAATATAGTGGTTACCTATTGGAAAAACGAGCTTGGATAACTCCGTCTGAGAGACTATTCAGAACAATCCTCTATAGTATAGATATCAGTGGTGGTGAGACGTGGTATGTTGCCCTGCGAGTTACTCGGCGGTCACGCTCTTCGCGAGGTGCCGCGGTTTGTCGATCGACCGCCCCAACTTGTTCGCGACCCAGTATGCGACCAGCTACAGTTGCACGTTCGCGAGGATCGGCGTGACCCGCGGGCCGGCGGCGGGCCCCTCAAGGACGGCGGGCCACGGCCAGCGTTCCGATGGCTGGCGTAGTGGTGACTGCACGCAGGTAGCGACGGTTTTGACAGTGTCAAGGCGACGGGCTTGGACCGCCGCGCCCACCGCCGGCCGGGCAGCCGCCGCTCACGTCGAGAGGCGCCGCGCCGGTTGCGGTGCCACAGTGGGCGCGGCGCCCCTTGAGTCGGTGGTTGCCGCCCCGCTCGTCGTCGGCCACGCCGCTGGTCCGCTCTGACCGAGCGGGCCCACTGCGTCGCCCGGTCTGCAGGCGGAGCGCTCGAATTCTCCAAACTTAGATGTATTCGGAAATATATCGAACTCCTAGAATCTATCTGCTCGATTCCACGGGTATGCGCGGGTGGAACTAGACATCGAGGTATCGACTACGCATCCAAGAAGCGCGTAGTGAATCTCGGATCAAGGAATTGTATTCATCCTATTGATCCCAATTTCTCCCACGATTGTGCACTTCCTCTCGAGCCAGGCGCCGGCCGTCGAGAGGCTGCCCTGCCAGGGCTGGTCCATCGCGCATTGCCACGGATCACAAAGATATCAGAATAGGGAATAGTATCTCAAACAGAAAATTTGGCTGCATCTGCGGGCTCGGTCGGGCCTCAGACCCACAGCGAATGAGGGAATCGCAGCGTGCCAACTGCAGCCCCGGGTTGGCTGCCGTGCCCCAGCGGCCATTGGACGAGCGGCGTAGCGCAAATCGGCGGTCTGGGGCGTAAGCGCCCGCCAGGCATCGCTGGTCGGGCACGGCCGAGCGAGCCGATAACTATAATAAACATTAATTTGGTACCAGCCAACGTCGCTGAGTCGGGGGTGTAGGCTACTTGATTTACGAAAGTACTTGTGTAATCTATCGGCGCCGGCTCCGGGGCTACTGGCGATGACTGGGCTTTGACCATGTCAAACGACAGGGAGTGCCCGCGTACGGTGGGATGGCGCCCCCGTTTCGAGCCCGATCCCCGCCTGCAGTTAGTTCCCAGGAGGGGCTGGCGTTTGCAGGGTGACTTCAATCACGTTCGCCGAATCGACGATGCGGTCCGGGACCGTCGTCGAAAACCGCTCCCCGCGCATGCGACTCGTTGGCGCGGACAGGCTGATCGCTCCGTAGACGGTCTCGTCGTGGATGATCGGCGCCGCGACGGCGCGGACCCCGGCGATCTGTTCCTCGTCGTTGCGGGCGAAGCCGTCGGCACGGACGTCCTCGAGCTCGGCCCGTAAGGTCGCTTCGTCAGTGATTGTGTTCGGCGTGCGCGGCACGAACTCATAGCCGTCGAGGATGTCATCGCGGCGCTCCGGGGGCTGATGCGCCAGAATCGCTTTGCTGGCTGCCGAACAGTGGAGATTCCGTCTGGGGAACCCCTTGATCTGCGTGTAGAGATCCTCGCCGACGGCATCCGGGCCGAACTGCTCATAGAGGAGAATTTCTCGACCATGGCTTTCCACAACCAGATGGCTGGCTTCACCCGTCTCTTGGGCGAGTTTATCGACTTCGGACTTCCCGGCCTGATAGAGGCGCGAGCGCGACCGGACGTATTCGCCGAGTGGCAGCGCAAAGAAGCCAACGTGATACTCGCCGTTGCTCGTCCGAACATAGCCGAGCTCCTGCAGCGTCTGGAGGTAGGTATGGGTGGTCCCGGGCGACCGGTCGATCTGCGTGGCGATCTCCGAAACGGTCGCCCCTTCTTCATCCCGGACCACGTTGAGGATTTCAAACGCTAACTCCACGGATTGAATCCGTCGTGGGCGTCGGTCGTCGGCCATACAGGCCGATTCGGGGCAACCCACATAATTTTTTGGTATTGTCAAACTCGTGCGTGCGCTCAGTTCGCCGTTGGGGCCCGAGAAGCGCTGGTTTCCAACGGTACCTTTTTATCCTTACCAACACAGATCGATGTACGTCACTATGAGCGAAGTACGTCTCTCCGACGTAACAAAGGTGTATGACGATATTCTCGCCGTCGAGGAGATCGATTTAACCGTTCGCGACGGTGAGTTCCTCGTGCTGGTCGGCCCCTCCGGGTGTGGGAAGTCAACGACGCTCCGGATGATCGCCGGCCTCGAGACGGTCACCGCCGGGGAGATCGGCATCGGCGACCAAGTCGTCAACGAGGTGCGCCCGCAGGAGCGAGATATCGCAATGGTGTTCCAGAACTACGCGCTGTACCCGCATATGACCGTGCGGGAGAACATGGCATTCGGCCTGAAACTGGCCGACGACTTTGACGAGGCCGAAATCGACACCCGCGTCGAGGAGGCGGCGGCCCTCCTTGAGATCCCGGAACTCCTCGACCAGTATCCGAAACAACTTTCGGGGGGCCAACAGCAGCGGGTCGCCCTCGGCCGGGCGATCGTCCGCGATCCGGACGTCTTCCTGATGGACGAACCGCTCAGTAATCTAGATGCGAAGTTGCGCACCCAGATGCGGACGGAACTGCAACGCATCCAGGAGGAACTCGGGGTGACGACGATTTATGTTACCCACGATCAGACCGAAGCGATGACGATGGGGGATCGCATCGCGATCCTCAACGAGGGCCAACTCCAACAGGTCGCCCGCCCGGAGGTGTGTTATGACCGCCCGAACAACCAGTTCGTCGCCGGCTTCATCGGCTCGCCCAGTATGAACTTCTTCGAGGTGACCGTCTCACCGACCGACGAGGGGGTGCGGGTCGAAGGCGACGGGTTCGACACGACGCTGCCGGTGACACTGGATGCCGGCGAGTACACCCTCGGCGTCCGGCCGGAGGATTTCACCGCGACAGACGGGCCTGGCCGACTCGAGACGGTCGTCGACGTCGTCGAACCGATGGGGGCCGACAATTTCCTCTATCTCCATCCCGATGATGGCGAAAACGAGATTATTGCGCGTGTTGACAGCGAGTTCCGCCCGGAAGCCGGCGACACGGTTGGGCTCGACTTCGCCGCGGTCGACGCCCACTTTTTCGAGCCGACCGGCGACCGCGTTCCGCTTAACGACGAATTCGAATCCGTGACAACCGCCTAAAACCATGCTATACGACGCTATTGGAGCCACAAGTAGTGAGTGGGCCGGGAAATCATACGCCGAGATCAAAGCGACCGCGGCGAAGGATGGCTCCCTCCTCGTGATCCCGGTCGGCAGTATCGAACAACACGGCCACCATCTTCCCGTCGCGACCGATACCATTCTCGTTGAGGCGATGGTCGCCGGGGCCGCAGAACGGGCGCCCGAGGATGCCCCGGTCCTGGTCGTTCCGCCGGTCTGGAGTGGCTTCTCCCCCCATCACCTCTCGTTCGGGGGAACGCTCTCCCTCGAGTTCGCGAACCTGCGCGCCGTCCTCGAGGACGTTGCGGTAACCGGGATCGAAAACGGATTCGATGCCGTCTGTTTCGTGAACGGCCACGGCGGGAATATGGCGCTGATCAACGCGGCGGTCAGTACGGTCGGCACCTCGACCGACGCCGAAGTGCTCGGGACGACGTATTTTACGCTGGCTACCGACGAAATCGAGGCCCTCCGGGAGAGCGAGATCGGGGGGATGGCCCACGGCGGGGAGTACGAAACGTCGCTCATGCTCCATCTCCGCCCGGATCTCGTGGCCGAGCAGGAACGGGCGACTGCCACCGTGTTGGACGAGCCCTACGACTGGGGCGGCAGCGACCTGCTGGACGGCGGCACGGTGGCCGTCTATCGCGGGTTCGACGAGTACTCCGAATCCGGGGCGATCGGAGCGCCCGAACTGGCCAGCGCCGAAAAGGGCGCCCGCATCTACGACATCGTCACGGAGGAACTCGCGGCCCTGTTCGTCGCGATCTACGAACAGAACGCGTGACAAAACCCAATCATATCCATTGTTTATTATAATTAAAAATATATTTCCCGGTATATTTTAATAGTGTCAGCATAAGGGTTAGTGCATATGCCGAACGACCAGCCAGACACAGTTGAGGGGAACGGAATTGACCGACGGCAGATAATGAAAGGCCTTGGCGCCGGCGGGATTATCGCGCTGTCCGGCTGTCTCGGCGGTGGCGACGATGGGAGCGACAACGCCGACATTCAGTTCCTGACGATGGGTGTTGGAGATAATATCCAGGAGTACTTTGAGGAAAATAATGCGCAGTTTGAGGAGGAGTACGACGTCACGATCGATTTCACGAGCGTTACCTGGGATAACGCCCAGCAGACCGTCAATAACCGCGTCGACGGCGGCGAAGCCCCGGACGTTGCGCGCTGGCCTGCCCGGTGGATTCCACAGCTCGTCGGAAAGGACGCCCTTGAGCCCATCGATGACCTGATGGAAAGCGAGTGGGGCGACCGGTTCTACGACGGGATGGCCGAGGGGTGTACGTACCAAGGGAGCTACTACGGGGCGCCGTGGGCCGCGTCGAACAAGTGCTTCTACTACAACAAAGACGTCTTCGAGGCTGCTGGCCTTGATCCCGAAGACCCCCAACTCGATACGTGGGAGGATATGCTCGCAGCAGCCCAACAGATCCGTGATGAGACGGAGACGCCGGCGCTCGGGCTCGCGGGTGCCGATGCCATCGAGACCGGGTCGCAGTATTACCACTACCACTGGTCACACGGGGCGGACCTGATCGACGACGATGGCAACCCCGTCGTCAACTCGAGCGAGGCGGTCGACGCCTTGTCCTTCTATGCGGACCTCCACCTCGAGCACGAGGTGACGCAGTCGTCGCCGCTCTCGTCGACGCGGCAGGACATCCGCCAGTTGTTCGAGACCGGCGAACTGGGGATGGTCATCGCCCACGTCTACACCGGCCTCAACATCGACGAAGCGAAGGAAAACGGGGAGGTGGATTTCGACTACGGGATCGTCCAGGTGCCTGCCGGGCCCGAAGGCCGGTACAGTCTGAATACGATCGACGCGATCTCGATCTTCAGCCAGACCGAAGTCCGCGATCTGGCCGAAGACCTGCTCCGGTTCTACTTTGACGAGGATCGCCACTTCGAATACGCGACCAACAAAGGATTCATGCCGACGATCGAAGCGGTCGGCGAGCGTGATCACTTCCAAGATTCGGAGAACTGGGCTCCGTACATTGAGGCCGCCCAGTACGCTCGTGCCCGGCCGAAACTCTCGAACTTCAACGAGTTTAACAACCGGATGGTCCAGGCGATCCAGGAAGCGCTGGGCGACCAGAAATCGCCCCAGGACGCGCTTGATGACGCGCAATCCGATCTCGAAGAGCTGATGGGATAACGTTGATTTATGAGTCTTGCAGAAGAATACACGGAGACACCACCCGATTCACGGCTCAAGCGGAGCCTGACGTATCTCTGGCAGCAGCGACGCGCATACCTGCTCATCGCACCGGTTGCGCTCTTCCTGTGCAGTGTGATTGCGTATCCGATCTTAGAGACGTTCCGGCTCTCGCTGTACGAATCGCCGGCTGATTCGAACATTGAAACGTACGTCGGATTACAGCACTACGTAGAAATCTTTAACAGTGATATCTTCTACCAACTGCTCTGGCAGACCGGTCGTTGGGTCGTTGTCGGCGTTGCCGGGAAGGCACTGCTTGGCTTACTGATTGCGGTCCATCTCAATCAGGATATCCGCGGCCGGAAGTTCTTCCGGACGGCGTTCCTGATTCCGTGGGGGATCCCGTACGCGATCTCCGCGGTCGTGTTCCGCTGGATCGAACATCCCCAATACGGCTACCTCAACGCCATCCTACTAGAATTGGGGCTCATCGACCAAGGGATCGGCATTCTCGGGGATCCGAATATCGCCTGGATCGGCGTCGTCGTCGCTGATATCTGGATCGGAACCCCGTTCATGGCGATCATTTTCCTGGCTGGACTGCAGTCGATCCCACAGGAGCTGTATGAGGCAGCGGCGATCGATGGCGCAGAGAAGTGGCAGCAGTTCCGCTACATTACGCTTCCGCAGCTGAAGCCGGTTATTCTGATCGCAACACTGCTCTCGACGATTTGGACCTTCGTCAGCTTCGATACGATCTGGACGATGACTGGTGGTGGCCCGATCAACACGACCTCAACGCTGGTCATCTGGATCTACCAAGTCGGCCTTGAGAACGGCAATCTCGGCAGGGGAGCCGCGTACAGCGTGGTTGGCTTCGTGTTCCTGCTCGTGTTCGCCATCATCTACCTGCGGATCTACACGTCCGGAGGTGAAGAACTATGACGATGGCTGGCCACGACCAAACGGGCCTCCGCAAAGTCCGCATCTACGGCGTCCTCATTGCCTTGCTCGGGCTGATGATGTTCCCGTTCTACGCGATGTTCTCGAGCACGCTCAAGTCGGAGTCGGAGATGTTCTCCAGCCCGGCGACACTCGTTCCGACGGACCCCTCGGTTGAGGCCTACCTCGCGGTCTGGACGCAGACGGACGTGTTGCTGTGGATCGCGAACAGTTTCCTCATCTCGATCGGTACGGTCGTGCTGACGCTGCTGCTCGCGATTCCGGCCGCCTACTCGTGTGCACGCAACGAGTTCATCGGCAAGCGGGTCTTCCTCCTTGGGGTCCTGGTTGTGCAGATGTTCGCGCCCGTGGTGTTGATCGTCGGGTTGTTCGACGTGATCACGAGCTTCGGGCTGTTCAACAGCTATCTGGCGGTCATCATCCCGGCAGCAGCGTTTACACTCCCATTCAACGTGTGGATGTTGTACGGCTACTTCAAGACGATTCCCGTCTCGTTGGAGGAGGCGGCCCGCATCGACGGCGCCTCGCAGTTGCAGATCCTCACGAAGGTCGTGTTGCCGCTCACGAAACCGGCACTGGTCGCCAGCATCACGTACACGTTCCTCTACGCGTGGAACCGGCTCCTCTTCGTCTTGACCTTCCTCACGGACGCCTCGAAGTACAACATCCCGCGGGGCGTGTTCTCGATGGTCGGGGCACTCCAGACGGACTGGCGGATGATGCTGACTGTGTCGGTCATCGGGATTCTGCCGCTCTTGATCCTGTTTGCCTTCCTTGAAGAGTACATCGTGAGCGGGATGACCGCCGGCGCTGTCAAAGAGTAGCACAGCCCACGCTCCCTTTTTGCGACACCCAAACCACTAACACGAGGCCGGTCGTACGACCGCTATGGAGTTCGCGATCTGGGGTTATCCTTGGGATCTTCGGGACGAGGGGCCCACCCGCGTCGCCACTCGTCTCCGCGAGATCGGTGTCTCGGAACTGAATCTGGCAACCAATTACCACACCGTCCAAGCGTTCACACCGCACAATCCAACCCGTCGAACGCACTTTGCGCGGGCGAGTTCGTACTTCAGACCCGATGATCGGTATGGCCGGCTCGAGCCGGTGCCCTACGAGGGAATGGAGGGGGATTGGGTCGACGAGATCGCCGACCAAGTCCCGGATCTCACACTGACCGCGTGGACCGTCGGGTGCCACAATTCCCGTCTGGGAATGGCGCACCCCGATCTCACGATCGAGTCCCCCCATGGCGATGACCTCGTCTTCGGACTCTGTCCGACGAATCCGGCTGTCCACGAGTACCTCGTCGCCGTCGTCGGGGATCTGGCCGATCGCGACCAGTTCGACCGGATCGAACTGGAGACATTCGATTACTTCTACGGCACTGGGTTTGGCTGGCATCACCAGAAAATCCATGCCCGGCTCGGTACCCTCGGTGAGTTTCTACTCGGGTTGTGTTTCTGCGAGCACTGTCGGGCAGCGGCAGCGGACGCCGGTATCGATGTCGAGACAGTCCGAGAAACGGCTGCGCAAACGCTTGATCACATCGTTGCCGGCCGTGTGCCGCACGACCTCAGTCCGGACCGGTGGCTGCGATCGCAGCCGGCCGTCGCCGACTACGTCGATCTGCGGGAGCGGACCCTGGCCGACCTGTATGCCGACCTCGCCGACGCCGCAGATGGGACACCACTCGGCTACTATGCCGGCATGCCAGACCCTGGCCGCGAGTGGCTCGTGGGTGCGGATCTGAATCGGCTAGCGGACTACGTCGATTATTACTGCGTTCCGGCGTATGAATCCTCTCGAGACGCCGTGCTCGATGCGTACCGGACCGTCGACGAGCTGACGCCGGAGATCCCGATCCACGTCGGGGTATTGCCTGGCCATCCCGCGATCCATGACGAAGCGACCGTTGTTGACATCGTTGACGGATTGCGGGCGATCGATGTCCCGCGGGTGTCGTTTTACAATTACGGCCTCCTGCCGGAGCGATCGCTCGAGTGGATTGAGTCGGCGACGCACTAACCGTGTCGGGGCAGCCGTGCCCGTCGCTGTCGGCGAGACGGTACCTTCATTGTGGTTCACGAATCAGCACCGTGCATGGAGATCACAGACGTGACTGCGACGACCGTCGATGTGCCGCTGATCGAGCTCGACGACCCCCTTGGCATCGGGCCCTACGTGACCAACCATGGACAGGTCGAGTCGATGGAACGCGTGCTCGTCCGCGTGGAGACGGATGCGGACATCGCTGGTTGGGGGGAAATGCGGACCTTTCTCTCGGCCGAAGCAACGGAATCCGTCCTCGAGGACGGGATTGGGCCGCTGATTGAGGGCCAATCGCCGTTCGAGGTCGAACGGCTCCGCCGACAGGTATTCATCGAGTACACCAATATCGAACTGTTTTTCGCCGCCGTCGAAACGGCCTGCTGGGATATCGTTGGGAAAGCACTGAACAAGCCCGTGTACGAGCTGCTCGGCGGGGCGACTGCCCCCGAGCAGACGGAAGCGCTGAATGCCGACGCGGCCGATGCAGAGTCCCGCCCCGATCGTGAGGTGGAGTTCGCGTTCTGTCTCGGGATCCTGCCGCCAGAAGAGTCACGCTCCAAGGCACGCGAAGCACTTGAGGCTGGCTTTTCGGTACTCAAAACGAAAGCCGGCCGCGACTGGCAACAAGACGTCGCTCGCATTGAGGCGATGCACGACGAGGTTGATGGGGAACTTGAGTTCCGGTTAGATCCAAATCAGGGGTGGTCGCTCGATGAAGCCGTCCGCGTCGGCGCCGCACTCGAAGATTCGGGGATCTATCTCCAGTATATGGAGCAGCCGATTC
Protein-coding regions in this window:
- a CDS encoding GIY-YIG nuclease family protein — encoded protein: MSNRRSKEKVWDQFVRRTILSDIQSTATPDPVPMVNDSGSELSMTDEYDTYRLGRGSGDYLYMLYLLDEPVDGPFDVIPVYIGETSNVASRLMNHFRKLRDALPISEWEDDGSWGSYGKYDHIATVYEKSASQLYAWVVNVDDLEVGPYGYPTYRHELEGKMVGLVHSLPRFDRVFANRDFVPNRVPHEMGKVGHEWVDEDIKSLNEEAARLSELPIEKVTVENKTELWYEWVEKTICRDINDSEEADPIPLFETDEDLVVETKTLGSSTVLKRSDAIDERIRREGKRCVHRNGVKEGESGLLYVLFQLNSANPSPTDVVPRYIGKGEAYGKKNELSANFEEIAKDRNGTRSFARWGDGSYWHVGELSETVFGEESKKLSWASELFEQGTRQLKEQTYLWIRAWDPEAYPGPYGYPAYLAEVEPLLVGLAYEAWPEYLLNHNEVPDDAPANSREFEFRPVEDGH
- a CDS encoding DUF7567 family protein codes for the protein MSLEVLDRHSEALFEFLWYPVCGQEVFTHIPFEGVFCKNCNTQVELQESRETRGYEEAVLACFDTTTTWNLHVDEKLRRDLPDGSARVKVFGAPGAYKVDWWSPEPGEDWEPVERGEFDDVEEPDEVSHLA
- a CDS encoding IclR family transcriptional regulator → MADDRRPRRIQSVELAFEILNVVRDEEGATVSEIATQIDRSPGTTHTYLQTLQELGYVRTSNGEYHVGFFALPLGEYVRSRSRLYQAGKSEVDKLAQETGEASHLVVESHGREILLYEQFGPDAVGEDLYTQIKGFPRRNLHCSAASKAILAHQPPERRDDILDGYEFVPRTPNTITDEATLRAELEDVRADGFARNDEEQIAGVRAVAAPIIHDETVYGAISLSAPTSRMRGERFSTTVPDRIVDSANVIEVTLQTPAPPGN
- a CDS encoding ABC transporter ATP-binding protein; this translates as MSEVRLSDVTKVYDDILAVEEIDLTVRDGEFLVLVGPSGCGKSTTLRMIAGLETVTAGEIGIGDQVVNEVRPQERDIAMVFQNYALYPHMTVRENMAFGLKLADDFDEAEIDTRVEEAAALLEIPELLDQYPKQLSGGQQQRVALGRAIVRDPDVFLMDEPLSNLDAKLRTQMRTELQRIQEELGVTTIYVTHDQTEAMTMGDRIAILNEGQLQQVARPEVCYDRPNNQFVAGFIGSPSMNFFEVTVSPTDEGVRVEGDGFDTTLPVTLDAGEYTLGVRPEDFTATDGPGRLETVVDVVEPMGADNFLYLHPDDGENEIIARVDSEFRPEAGDTVGLDFAAVDAHFFEPTGDRVPLNDEFESVTTA
- a CDS encoding creatininase family protein, with the protein product MLYDAIGATSSEWAGKSYAEIKATAAKDGSLLVIPVGSIEQHGHHLPVATDTILVEAMVAGAAERAPEDAPVLVVPPVWSGFSPHHLSFGGTLSLEFANLRAVLEDVAVTGIENGFDAVCFVNGHGGNMALINAAVSTVGTSTDAEVLGTTYFTLATDEIEALRESEIGGMAHGGEYETSLMLHLRPDLVAEQERATATVLDEPYDWGGSDLLDGGTVAVYRGFDEYSESGAIGAPELASAEKGARIYDIVTEELAALFVAIYEQNA
- a CDS encoding ABC transporter substrate-binding protein, with the translated sequence MPNDQPDTVEGNGIDRRQIMKGLGAGGIIALSGCLGGGDDGSDNADIQFLTMGVGDNIQEYFEENNAQFEEEYDVTIDFTSVTWDNAQQTVNNRVDGGEAPDVARWPARWIPQLVGKDALEPIDDLMESEWGDRFYDGMAEGCTYQGSYYGAPWAASNKCFYYNKDVFEAAGLDPEDPQLDTWEDMLAAAQQIRDETETPALGLAGADAIETGSQYYHYHWSHGADLIDDDGNPVVNSSEAVDALSFYADLHLEHEVTQSSPLSSTRQDIRQLFETGELGMVIAHVYTGLNIDEAKENGEVDFDYGIVQVPAGPEGRYSLNTIDAISIFSQTEVRDLAEDLLRFYFDEDRHFEYATNKGFMPTIEAVGERDHFQDSENWAPYIEAAQYARARPKLSNFNEFNNRMVQAIQEALGDQKSPQDALDDAQSDLEELMG
- a CDS encoding carbohydrate ABC transporter permease, whose amino-acid sequence is MSLAEEYTETPPDSRLKRSLTYLWQQRRAYLLIAPVALFLCSVIAYPILETFRLSLYESPADSNIETYVGLQHYVEIFNSDIFYQLLWQTGRWVVVGVAGKALLGLLIAVHLNQDIRGRKFFRTAFLIPWGIPYAISAVVFRWIEHPQYGYLNAILLELGLIDQGIGILGDPNIAWIGVVVADIWIGTPFMAIIFLAGLQSIPQELYEAAAIDGAEKWQQFRYITLPQLKPVILIATLLSTIWTFVSFDTIWTMTGGGPINTTSTLVIWIYQVGLENGNLGRGAAYSVVGFVFLLVFAIIYLRIYTSGGEEL
- a CDS encoding carbohydrate ABC transporter permease, with the protein product MTMAGHDQTGLRKVRIYGVLIALLGLMMFPFYAMFSSTLKSESEMFSSPATLVPTDPSVEAYLAVWTQTDVLLWIANSFLISIGTVVLTLLLAIPAAYSCARNEFIGKRVFLLGVLVVQMFAPVVLIVGLFDVITSFGLFNSYLAVIIPAAAFTLPFNVWMLYGYFKTIPVSLEEAARIDGASQLQILTKVVLPLTKPALVASITYTFLYAWNRLLFVLTFLTDASKYNIPRGVFSMVGALQTDWRMMLTVSVIGILPLLILFAFLEEYIVSGMTAGAVKE